In Ananas comosus cultivar F153 linkage group 7, ASM154086v1, whole genome shotgun sequence, the sequence AACCCTAGCGGCCGCGGCCCCGGATACCGCTACTTTGGCGCTGCGAAGAAGCTCCCCGGCGTCCGCGAGCTCTTCGAGAAGCCCCCGGAGGCGAAAAGGCGCCGCACGCGCTACGACATCTACAAGCGCATCGACGCGAGCTACTACGGCTACCGCGATGACGAGGACGGGGTCCTCGAGAGGCTTGAAGCCCCTGCGGAGGCGGAGATGCGGGAGAAGGCCGTGGCAGAGTGGCGCCGCCTTGAGAGCATTAGAAGGGAGGCCATGAAGGCCGTGAAGAGCGGAGAGGTCGCCACTGCGGGGGCTCCAgaggcagcagcagcggcagcagcagcaacggAGGTGCTTTTCGAAGGGGAAGAGGATGTGGTGGATGAGGAGAGGAggttggagagggagagggaggagagggagcaGAGCAAGGAGAGCGAGTTTGTGGCGCACGTGCCGCTGCCGGACGAGAAGGAGATCGAGAGGATGAttgtggagaagaagaaggaggagctGCTGAGCAGGTACACGAGCGACGTGCTCCAGGAGGAGCAGAAAGAGGCCATGGCCATGCTCAATGTCCGGCGGTAGAGTTCGAGTACGATTTTATCTCTGAGTTCTTCTTTTTCATGAATCTCATTACCATAATTTTTCTTGCTTATCTCTGTTTTTCCTTTCCTCTGGGAGTCTATACATATAGCATCACCCTTt encodes:
- the LOC109712919 gene encoding pre-mRNA-splicing factor ISY1 homolog, giving the protein MARNEEKAQSMLNRFIAMKQEEKRKPKERRPYLASECRDLAEADRWRSEILREIGAKVAEIQNEGLGEHRLRDLNDEINKLLRERAHWERRIVELGGPNYARGAPRMTDLEGNIVDVPNPSGRGPGYRYFGAAKKLPGVRELFEKPPEAKRRRTRYDIYKRIDASYYGYRDDEDGVLERLEAPAEAEMREKAVAEWRRLESIRREAMKAVKSGEVATAGAPEAAAAAAAATEVLFEGEEDVVDEERRLEREREEREQSKESEFVAHVPLPDEKEIERMIVEKKKEELLSRYTSDVLQEEQKEAMAMLNVRR